From the genome of Miscanthus floridulus cultivar M001 chromosome 10, ASM1932011v1, whole genome shotgun sequence, one region includes:
- the LOC136487141 gene encoding uncharacterized protein, which translates to MHNPTPRYNADENSSILSLFQGDLGSGSAGTNKQLNHQEWQTIMFTLLINLDEVIPYQKEFISQYWRGNRAPTEQEEDNLLRHGVPDFISWFCTKARTDAEMSDELKQVGRGFSRRVKSFTVYDVNGYRFRTRSYEESRPNLKTMCCGVRTPGTDGKDYYGIVEEIYELNFKGAGTLAPVVFKCHWFDPDITRKDLTIGQVEIRQDSSYKGDDVYIVANRDATQVYYLPWACQKDEKLAGWSLVHLVSPRGKAPLPNDDDYNFDPSTDEFYQPEGLEGTLEIDIGSLMGMEVDNEIDEDEGEEVQDARDLRMLERWQMQRDGVVQEEVHDDDYGDNEDDDDSDDLRELDNIDSDDDDSDRDDDSTPEILPYSTKCQADGGSGRIEQYARRDQEAAVLVLAKVYSRGPTQLPRVRPQFHQRPVITPVGQTSWKIVSGAGQARHINGIQGLLIKEYYPGLVNVNGEMKVPTKWSHFYLVEEGGETIAAKIKREFWDFFTCEEGKAAQAARVQEAVCKDRLKDLYHEARIQAIRDFHANVLGENIKKPQIHQRMNSREADLTQAQYEQVCPSWCDNHRECWTEIVRMWRTDEAYARRADRQGRRAQMRGVSHHQGNQPLPQFATRWTQTHGGQEINEYTAYLLSHKGKATDPNNVYNPEDGPDAYTNPTAYEKATEYTVAARQRYGETFDPTAEPLDTDLLQRLGPGKQHGRYYMAHSALDPS; encoded by the exons ATGCACAATCCAACCCCTCGTTACAACGCTGACGAGAACTCATCGatactcagccttttccaaggggatCTCGGGAGTGGAAGCGCAGGTACCAACAAGCAGTTGAACCATCAGGAGTGGCAGACTATCATGTTCACATTGTTGatcaaccttgatgaagtgattCCTTATCagaa GGAATTTATTAGTCAATACTGGAGAGGCAATAGGGCTCCTACCGAGCAAGAAGAAGACAATCTTCTTAGACacggtgtgcccgatttcatctCCTGGTTCTGTACAAAG GCCCGAACGGATGCAGAAATGAGCGATGAATTGaaacaggtgggccgtggcttctcccgtagggtgaagtcattcaccgtttatgatgtgaatggctatcgctttcgcaCGAGAAGCTACGAGGAGAGTCGACCCAACCTAAAAACCATGTGCTgcggagttcgtacgcccggcacgGATGGGAAggactactacggcatagtcgaAGAGATATACGAGCTCAACTTTAAGGGTGCCGGGACTTTAGCGCCGgtggtattcaaatgccattggttcgatcctgatATCACGAGGAAAGACCTTACGATAGgtcaagtcgagattcgacaggactcCAGCTataaaggagacgatgtctacattgtggccaaccgagacgccacgcaagtttattacctcccatgggcgtgccaaaaagacgaGAAGCTTGCGGGGTGGAGCCTTGTGCATTTGGTGTCGCCGCGCGGCAAAGCGCCTCTCCCAAACGACgacgattacaactttgacccaagcaCCGATGAGTTCTATCAACCTGAGGGGCTAGAAGGTACCTTGGAGATcgacattggttcgctcatgggcatggaagtagacaacgaaatcgatgaggacgagggtgaGGAGGTGCAGGATGCCAGGGACTTAAGAATGCTTGAGCGATGGCAGATGCAGCGCGATGGAGTTGTCCAGGaggaggtacatgatgatgactatggagacaatgaggatgatgatgacagtgATGACTTAAGGgagctcgacaatattgatagcgATGACGACGATAGTGATAGAGATGACGACTCCACGCCCGAGATATTGCC GTACTCGACAAAATGCCAGGcggacggcggcagcggccgcaTCGAGCAGTACGCTCGGC GCGACCAGGAGGCTGCCGTTCTCGTCCTCGCCAAGGTGTACTCGCGCGGGCCCACGCAGCTTCCTAGGGTGCGGCCGCAATTCCACCAGCGCCCGGTGATCACACCCGTGGGCCAGAC TTCCTGGAAGATTGTGAGTGGAGCAGGTCAAGCACGCCATATCAATGGCATCCAGGGCCTCCTGATTAAGGAGTACTACCCTGGCCTTGTCAACGTCAACGGCGAGATGAAGGTGCCCACCAAGTGGTCCCACTTCTACCTCGTCGAGGAGGGTGGCGAGACCATCGCGGCAAAGATAAAGAGGGAGTTTTGG gacttcttcacgtgcGAGGAGGGTAAAGCAGCCCAGGCGGCGCGAGTGCAGGAGGCGGTCTGCAAAGATCGTCTCAAGGACCTGTACCATGAGGCGCGCATACAGGCCATCCGCGACTTCCACGCCAACGTGCTTGGAGAGAACATCAAGAAGCCCCAAATCCACCAGAGAATGAACTCGAGGGAGGCCGACCTCACCCAAGCGCAATACGAGCAG GTGTGTCCGTCGTGGTGCGACAACCACAGGGAATGCTGGACGGAGATTGTGCGCATGTGGCGCACGGATGAGGCGTACGCGAGGCGCGCCGACCGTCAGGGCCGCCGCGCGCAGATGCGAGGGGTGTCACACCACCAAGGGAATCAGCCCCTCCCCCAGTTCGCGACAAGATGG acgcagacgcacggtgggcaggaaatcaacgagtacaccgcgtacctcctctctcacaagggcaaggcgacggatccgaacaacgtctacaacccggaggacgggcccgatgcgtacaccaaccccaccgcctacgagaaggccaccgagtacaccgtcgcggctcgccagcgctacggggagacgttcgaccccaccgccgagcccctggacacagacctcctgcagaggttgggaccagggaagcagcacggccgctaCTACATGGCCCACAGCGCCCTCGACCCGTCCTAG
- the LOC136486343 gene encoding extensin-like, protein MEAKMEERIATLHAQMMAQQMAYQQSLQQHYNTQMQNMASFFQSMQTPGASTPPPLPMFAPPPPPSEFFPVPALVAPGGTPVQSTGSNPSPGGPGHQMMSYPPPAPYPPYPPPRGPPPTYSWPPVRGGWQYAQAPQFGPRGFPWANPGGSGGGADDETGDGATS, encoded by the exons atggaggccaagatggaggagaggatcgccacgttgcacgcgcagatgatggcgcaacagatggcttaccagcaaagcctgcagcagcactacaacactcagatgcagaacatggccagcttcttccagtccatgcagacgcccggggcgtctacaccgcctcctcttccaatgttcgctccaccgcctcctccttcagagttttttcctgtgcctgctcttgtcgctcctggagggaccccg gtacagtcgacgggttcgaacccgtctcctggaggtcccggccatcagatgatgtcgtatccaccacctgcaccctatccaccgtatccacctccgcgtggccctcctccgacgtactcgtggccgccggtgcgcggagggtggcagtacgcgcaggcgcctcaatttggtccaagggggtttccgtgggcaaaccctgggggctctgggggtggagcggacgacgagaccggggacggcgcgacgagctag